From Triticum aestivum cultivar Chinese Spring chromosome 4A, IWGSC CS RefSeq v2.1, whole genome shotgun sequence, a single genomic window includes:
- the LOC123083311 gene encoding protein SRG1-like, with protein MGSMGEERAMTVQELANVLGKPDVPAQYVVRGHHNQQLATAVAAPIPVIDLCRLFTEDGAATDEASKLRAALESWGLFLLSNHGVETTMMDGMMIASREFFKRPLEDKKRYTNLIGGEQFQFEGYGNDEVRSPDQILDWSDRLYLKVEPEDERRIALWPTHPENFRDILHNFTRKCGGVKDNLLQAMAKLLQLHDDDYFVDQLGEKAETNVRCSYYPKCPRPELVFGLKPHCDGTVLTLLMVDDSVGGLQVLRDGVWWDVPIVPHTLLVIIGDQTEIMSNGFFKSPVHRVMTNAKKERLSVALDYSVDHEREIEPSAQLIDEKRPALYMKVKVKDYIAGLYEHFSKGTMVIDTLQI; from the exons ATGGGAAGCATGGGAGAAGAGCGAGCAATGACGGTGCAGGAGCTCGCAAACGTCCTCGGCAAGCCCGACGTGCCAGCCCAGTACGTGGTGCGCGGGCACCACAACCAGCAGCTCGCCACAGCCGTCGCAGCACCTATCCCTGTCATCGACCTCTGCCGCCTTTTCACGGAGGATGGTGCAGCCACTGATGAGGCATCGAAGCTTCGAGCAGCGCTCGAGTCATGGGGCCTCTTCCTG CTCAGTAACCATGGTGTAGAAACCACCATGATGGACGGCATGATGATTGCTTCGAGGGAGTTTTTCAAGCGGCCACTTGAAGACAAGAAGAGGTACACCAACCTAATCGGCGGTGAGCAGTTCCAGTTTGAGGGGTACGGGAATGACGAGGTGAGGTCACCTGACCAGATCCTGGACTGGTCTGACCGCCTCTACCTCAAGGTAGAGCCCGAGGACGAGCGACGCATCGCCCTCTGGCCAACACATCCTGAAAACTTCAG GGATATTCTGCACAACTTCACGAGAAAATGTGGGGGAGTGAAGGACAATCTGCTCCAGGCAATGGCGAAGCTGCTGCAGCTTCATGATGACGACTACTTTGTGGACCAGCTCGGGGAGAAGGCTGAAACTAACGTGAGATGCAGCTACTACCCAAAGTGTCCAAGGCCAGAGCTTGTATTTGGTCTCAAGCCTCACTGCGATGGAACCGTCCTTACACTTCTCATGGTCGATGACAGCGTCGGTGGCCTGCAAGTTCTAAGAGATGGAGTGTGGTGGGATGTACCGATCGTACCTCACACACTGTTGGTCATTATAGGAGATCAGACTGAG ATTATGAGCAACGGCTTCTTCAAGAGCCCTGTGCATAGGGTCATGACAAATGCAAAGAAAGAGAGGCTATCAGTGGCTCTAGACTATTCTGTTGACCATGAGAGAGAAATTGAGCCATCGGCTCAGCTGATCGATGAGAAGAGACCAGCATTGTACATGAAAGTGAAGGTCAAGGACTACATTGCCGGGCTGTATGAACATTTCTCTAAGGGAACGATGGTTATTGATACACTGCAGATATAA
- the LOC123084368 gene encoding uncharacterized protein — MACWPCCVPDVHVLLQLVLGRDGYTILTDLDCCSDKRRWPIYSVSFKVLVISVGEGQPGYNLHVFMPAEWSWSTPRQFFGTLEHGVHVVPQQANAVVCQGAAHWLFRQTSSFYTLSVCAKTAHVSLRRLPITPNHLGLNLYSEPMLSATNDGMLSLLRLYRKCTMLEIWTCQGDNKSEDGNVDRWYRTKMMKLKRPTQSKINLVRCVCVGEMSGKLLVNDNQGCVYIVDLQTGAMETVTEWFRGSVESAIPFEMDWPAYFISKLAGGRIKRTKLGGAIQKITKSFWGLVVVSVIFGPIAMRRAWA, encoded by the exons ATGGCGTGCTGGCCTTGCTGCGTCCCCGACGTACACGTGCTCCTCCAGCTTGTACTCGGACGAGATG GGTATACCATCCTAACCGATCTGGATTGCTGCTCCGACAAACGGCGATGGCCAATCTACTCGGTCTCCTTCAAAGTGCTAGTCATCAGTGTCGGCGAAGGTCAGCCTGGGTACAATCTCCATGTGTTCATGCCCGCTGAGTGGAGCTGGAGCACGCCTAGACAGTTCTTTGGCACTCTGGAGCACGGCGTGCATGTGGTGCCCCAGCAGGCCAACGCCGTCGTGTGCCAAGGCGCGGCACACTGGCTTTTCAGGCAAACGTCAAGCTTTTACACACTCAGTGTGTGTGCTAAGACTGCCCACGTGTCCTTAAGAAGGCTCCCAATCACGCCGAACCACCTCGGCCTCAACTTGTATAGTGAACCAATGCTTAGTGCAACCAATGACGGGATGCTATCGTTGCTTCGCTTGTATAGGAAATGCACCATGCTGGAGATCTGGACATGTCAAGGTGATAACAAGAGTGAGGACGGCAATGTGGACCGCTGGTACCGCACAAAGATGATGAAGCTAAAACGGCCCACACAGAGTAAGATCAACCTTGTGCGATGCGTGTGTGTCGGCGAGATGAGTGGCAAGCTGCTGGTCAATGACAACCAAGGTTGTGTGTACATTGTAGATCTCCAAACTGGTGCAATGGAGACGGTCACGGAGTGGTTTCGCGGCAGTGTCGAGAGTGCTATACCCTTTGAGATGGATTGGCCTGCCTACTTCATTTCTAAGTTGGCTGGTGGCAGGATCAAGCGGACTAAACTGGGAGGAGCTATACAGAAAATTACGAAATCTTTCTGGGGACTAGTAGTTGTGTCAGTAATCTTTGGACCAATTGCTATGAGGCGGGCTTGGGCCTAG
- the LOC123083312 gene encoding zinc finger BED domain-containing protein RICESLEEPER 2: MAKIARRFLTIPATSVSSESTFSTTRRILDDHRSSLKPVIVEALVCGASYIKGAHVDLNLVPRDENEEDDVETIKLPIVEEIND, from the exons ATGGCCAAGATAGCCAGGAGGTTCCTTACTATCCCGGCTACCTCCGTGTCTTCAGAATCTACCTTCAGCACGACCAGAAGGATTTTAG ATGACCACAGGAGTTCGTTAAAACCAGTTATAGTGGAGGCATTAGTTTGTGGTGCAAGTTATATCAAGGGTGCTCACGTTGACTTGAATCTGGTG CCGAGGGATGAGAATGAAGAGGATGATGTTGAAACCATCAAGTTACCCATCGTGGAGGAGATCAACGATTG A
- the LOC123084369 gene encoding uncharacterized protein, which yields METLPDDIVVEILVRVPGVAALFRCAATCNRWRRLIAKASFLFRRWPEGATRPSFLLGFLVTPLPREERPARIISAPAPPFALAPWSPLGDRFRFLGHYIRGLPKDGRLHTVPLTARRGLLLNHIVELVYPNNLTTGGSFSLALCDPLAGVGRVLPPLKYNGKFTMVGYTQAGRGPGRSGL from the coding sequence ATGGAGACGCTGCCGGACGACATCGTTGTGGAGATCCTGGTGCGCGTGCCGGGCGTCGCCGCCCTCTTCCGCTGCGCCGCGACGTGCAACCGGTGGCGCCGCCTCATCGCCAAGGCCTCTTTCCTCTTCCGCCGCTGGCCGGAGGGCGCGACCCGCCCGTCCTTCCTCCTCGGCTTCCTCGTCACACCACTGCCCCGTGAAGAACGACCAGCCAGAATCATCTCTGCGCCCGCACCGCCGTTCGCCCTGGCGCCATGGTCGCCCCTCGGAGACCGCTTCCGCTTCCTCGGGCATTACATCCGCGGCCTCCCCAAGGATGGTCGCTTGCACACGGTGCCGCTCACCGCGCGTCGCGGTCTTCTTCTCAATCACATCGTCGAACTCGTCTACCCCAACAATCTGACGACGGGGGGAAGCTTCAGTCTGGCTTTGTGCGATCCGCTCGCAGGCGTAGGTCGCGTGCTCCCCCCGCTGAAGTACAATGGAAAATTCACGATGGTAGGGTATACTCAGGCTGGAcgcggtccgggccggtccggtctTTGA